The Aphis gossypii isolate Hap1 chromosome 3, ASM2018417v2, whole genome shotgun sequence genome includes a region encoding these proteins:
- the LOC114125558 gene encoding uncharacterized protein LOC114125558 encodes MDDFLQLVTSDFERIASNTGFRFNQYNGSIDEEYLEEFVINDIVDNTDVKSLSKLVASVLSYNIEKMSVSKKIFRLSQLIIDFLLHYKNHSTFKFNKNVDSMVLCEFCGEIFLDISYLKYHCFLRHKLHSCTFTKSPDNEYVDSLKSEILQLQTQLKDITLTLESKLKNTQMHIDKHDLNNCNSVHKNKLSYHLILQPGDNPMQIQETYWKQKYETLKENYNTLKNEYEKIQSSAKSKTILDHKYQQCDFYKSEKSSKCIQTNILIEKSTPVCSPKQPLRRIDIIPVDEYKRICSMDISDIDQTNIDGYQCNDNLSSDKDFYELKKLRLEARMNIDDNNVCENLSEPLLSSDLGNSIKFVLILGQTRVNELYKNASLMDLIKFEIKDLVNKRLEDHYSFVDRMDESVKQDTCLHEKIENQMCSEVSICEDNKNEPHSSSEVDSIKTSVQKNKTVMSKLKKKAKHLSNIFSPSTKTKIIEVHPSTTQNPEISQSNEQCNNDNGNA; translated from the exons ATGGATGATTTTCTGCAACTAGTAACTTCAGATTTTGAACGTATAGCATCTAATACTGGGTTTCGATTCAATCAATATAATGGATCGATTGATGAGgaatatttag aagaatttgttattaatgatatagTTGATAACACTGATGTAAAGAGTTTGTCAAAGCTTGTAGCCAGTGTTCTTAGttacaatattgaaaaaatgagtgtgtctaaaaaaatttttcgtCTTTCACAATTGATAATAGACTTTTTGTTACATTACAAAAACCATTCGACTTTtaagttcaataaaaat gtAGATTCAATGGTACTTTGTGAGTTCTGTGGAGAAATATTCTtggatatttcatatttgaagTATCATTGTTTTCTTCGGCATAAACTTCACTCATGCACTTTTACAAAATCACCAGACAATGAATATGTTGATAGTTTAAAATCGGAAATTCTTCAACTTCAAACTCAATTGAAAGATATTACATTAACTCTTGAgagtaaattaaaa aaTACTCAAATGCACATTGATAAACATGACCTAAATAACTGTAATtctgttcataaaaataaattatcataccat ttaatacttCAACCAGGCGATAACCCTATGCAGATACAAGAAACGTAttggaaacaaaaatatgaaaccttaaaagaaaattataatactcttaaaaatgaatatgaaaaaattcaaagttcTGCTAAATCTAAAACTa TTTTAGATCATAAATATCAACAgtgtgatttttataaatctgaaaaatcctcaaaatgtatacagacaaatattttaattgaaaaatcaacACCTGTATGTTCTCCAAAACAACCACTTCGTAGAATTGATATAATACCTGTGGATGAATATAAAAGAATCTGTAGTATGGATATTTCAGACATAGATCAAACTAATATAGATGGTTATCaatgtaatgataatttaagcTCAGACAaagatttttatgaattaaagaaattaagaCTGGAAGCTCGTATGAATATTGATGATAACAATGTTTGTGAAAATTTGTCAGAACCTTTGTTGTCTTCCGACTTAGGGAACAGTATAAAATTTGTGTTGATACTTGGTCAAACTCGagtaaatgaattatataaaaatgcctcattaatggatttaataaaatttgaaattaaagatTTAGTCAACAAAAGGTTGGAAGATCATTATAGTTTTGTGGATAGGATGGATGAAAGTGTAAAACAGGATACTTGTTTACATGaaaag attgaaaatcaaatgtgTTCTGAAGTTTCTATTTGTGaagacaataaaaatgaaccACATAGTTCTTCTGAAGTTGATTCTATTAAAACTtcagttcaaaaaaataaaacagttatgtcaaaattaaaaaagaaagcaAAGCACCTTAGCAATATATTTTCTCCaa gtacaaaaactaaaataatagaagTACATCCATCTACTACACAAAACCCTGAAATTTCACAATCAAATGaacaatgtaataatgataatggtaACGCATGA